One window from the genome of Poecilia reticulata strain Guanapo linkage group LG9, Guppy_female_1.0+MT, whole genome shotgun sequence encodes:
- the gda gene encoding guanine deaminase, translating into MQTSEKSDTDIRFVCRGTFVHSTAEEALQILEDALLGVDSKGKIAFIGEGKDLQKLSESFGFCSSAVTQLRQHEFFMPGMIDTHIHAPQYSYAGTALDMPLLQWLNTYTFPVESRFQDIEFAKKVYTQVVKRTLRNGTTTACYFATIHTDASLLLGQIANDFGQRALVGKVCMDRNDGVKYYRETSEESQEETYRFIKELLNKKYPLVKPVVTPRFAPSCTETLLAKLGEMAKNNKLHIQSHISENLKEVEWVKELFPNSESYTDIYHKCNLLTDKTIMAHGCHLSDEELVLFRKTGAALSHCPNSNISLCSGVLNVRNVLNHKVKLGLGTDVAGGYSPSILDAVRRALDSSKVLTIQDPEHKTLSFEEVFRLATLGGSQALSLDERTGNFKVGKDFDALRVNVAAPGGPIDLIQSEKPQILLEKFLNLGDDRNIVEVFVAGKKVVPFSEP; encoded by the exons atgcaaacttctgaGAAGTCTGACACCGACATTCGGTTCGTTTGCAGGGGAACATTTGTCCACTCGACCGCTGAGGAGGCGCTGCAGATCCTGGAGGATGCGCTTCTTGGAGTGGACTCAAAGGGAAAg ATTGCGTTCATTGGGGAAGGTAAAGACTTACAGAAACTGTCTGAGAGCTTTGGATTTTGCTCATCTGCAGTGACACAGCTGAGACAACA TGAGTTCTTTATGCCTGGAATGATAGACACGCACATCCATGCACCCCAGTACAGCTACGCAGGCACAGCCCTGGATATGCCTCTCCTGCAGTGGCTCAACACGTACACCTTTCCTGTGGAGTCACGCTTTCAGGACATAGAGTTTGCGAAGAAGGTCTACACTCAAGTAGTG AAAAGAACTTTAAGAAACGGAACAACCACTGCGTGTTACTTTGCCACCATACACACTGATGCGTCTCTTCTGCTTGGTCAGATTGCAA ATGACTTTGGCCAGCGTGCCTTAGTAGGGAAAGTGTGTATGGACAGAAACGACGGTGTGAAGTATTACagagaaacctctgaagaatCTCAAGAAGAGACCTATCG GTTCATCAAAGAGCTACTGAACAAAAAG TACCCCCTGGTGAAGCCAGTGGTCACTCCACGTTTTGCACCGTCCTGCACAGAGACCTTGCTTGCTAAGCTGGGAGAAATGGCTAAGAATAACAAGCTGCATATTCAA agtCACATCAGTGAAAATCTTAAGGAGGTGGAGTGGGTGAAGGAGCTGTTCCCCAATTCGGAGTCTTACACAGACATCTATCACAAATGCAACCTTCTCACAGACAAG ACTATTATGGCCCATGGCTGCCACCTCAGTGACGAAGAGTTGGTTCTGTTCAGGAAAACAGGAGCTGCTTTGTCCCACTGTCCCAATTCAAACATCTC CTTGTGCAGCGGAGTGCTAAACGTGCGCAACGTCCTGAATCACAAGGTGAAGCTGGGGCTGGGCACAG ATGTGGCAGGAGGCTATTCACCTTCCATCCTCGATGCTGTGCGAAGAGCCCTGGACTCGTCCAAAGTCCTCACCATCCAGGACCCAGAACACAAAACACTCAGCTTTGAAGAGGTCTTCAGACTGGCCACACTGGGAGGGAGTCAAG cgTTGTCCCTGGATGAGCGAACAGGAAACTTTAAGGTGGGAAAGGACTTTGATGCCTTGAGAGTTAATGTGGCTGCCCCAGGTGGACCCATCGACCTAATCCAAAGCGAGAAACCACAG ATTCTTTTGGAGAAGTTCTTGAATTTGG GTGATGATCGAAACATTGTGGAGGTGTTTGTAGCTGGGAAGAAGGTGGTGCCTTTCAGTGAGCCATGA
- the LOC103470496 gene encoding F-box/LRR-repeat protein 4 codes for MPLFRALDEQAEAKARPRRRGLRNTKGTGSCWRTRDDDPVLSLTRLCLLSLADNMKDLWVKDYADNYLDHYSFRYIMGPFNLLPGELVEELTWLLSSRKQLSRASLHLLLVPHLQGLSLERCPGLVNPALCAHIAARCQCLRSLDLSGAQQLPPKALCETMSSLPAVRSLSLAGMPCDRSVIQTVARHCRLLQHLDVSRCHLLSPAALLALGGVVSSPSSSSSSSASSPLPLSSLLALDIGFGEQEGDSTVAAAYLLLSLPCLKRVALEGLGPACRLIEQREFRQADEFADREGVSSLHLVWRERMLGQSSERWMTMRGEESTDNGEVENSLLEEDGCDAEEDLIKDLWPFCLQIQTEDRMKNSSQSGLILQLKDVKGVTCESLRSLGNLCPALNSLSMNIGKQGPLLTADFQTWSGQLRSLSFIYSGPVADLLPALQVAGCSLISLTLEGVKTSANTPLLELIRVCPRLRELLVSAEPPAAPQYETHDNHLDDQDLPKLPNLRSLKLSFSYEHNQMKPLISWMSLKEVIRCLLIGSPLLENLSLISLPCPLNCIIQDTLHSVNPDLNPDADSSGLPSLPLGRIEHIDLLRTDVQMSTVKSLMQLSKRLKYVDVSYCWRISQREWIDCKKFRQVEVVWV; via the exons ATGCCTCTGTTTCGGGCTTTGGATGAGCAGGCAGAGGCAAAGGCTCGGCCCAGGCGGAGGGGTCTGAGGAACACCAAGGGCACTGGAAGCTGCTGGAGGACGCGTGACGACGATCCGGTCCTTTCTCTGACGCGCCTCTGCCTGTTGAGCCTCGCTGACAACATGAAGGACCTGTGGGTGAAAGACTATGCTGACAACTATCTTGATCATTACTCATTCAGATACATCATGGGGCCTTTCAACCTGCTAc CTGGTGAGCTGGTGGAGGAGTTGACGTGGCTGCTGTCCAGTAGAAAGCAGCTGTCTCGGGCATCGCTCCACCTTCTGCTGGTCCCCCACCTCCAGGGTCTGTCTCTAGAGAGGTGTCCTGGCTTGGTGAACCCGGCATTGTGCGCCCACATTGCTGCCCGTTGCCAG TGTCTCAGGAGCCTGGACCTATCTGGAGCACAGCAGCTCCCTCCAAAGGCCCTCTGTGAGACCATGTCCAGTCTGCCTGCTGTGCGGTCGCTGTCCTTGGCCGGCATGCCTTGTGACAGGAGTGTGATCCAAACAGTTGCCCGCCACTGCCGTTTGCTGCAGCACCTTGACGTGTCCCGCTGTCACCTCCTCTCCCCGGCTGCTCTGCTTGCTCTCGGCGGTGTGGTTTCCAGTCcgtcctcatcctcctcttcttcagccTCGTCTCCTCTCCCGCTCAGCAGCCTGTTGGCTCTGGATATTGGGTTTGGGGAACAGGAAGGAGACTCTACCGTGGCAGCAGCCtatctccttctctctctgccttgCTTGAAAAGAGTGGCCTTGGAGGGCCTCGGACCGGCCTGCCGTCTCATCGAGCAGAGGGAGTTCAGACAGGCAGATGAATTTGCTGACAGGGAAGGTGTTTCCAGCCTGCACCTGGTGTGGAGGGAAAGGATGCTCGGGCAGAGCTCGGAACGTTGGATGACGATGAGAGGGGAAGAATCTACTGATAATGGAGAGGTGGAGAACTCGTTATTGGAGGAGGATGGGTGTGACGCTGAAGAAGATTTAATCAAAGACTTGTGGCCTTTTTGCTTACAAATCCAAACAGAGGATAGGATGAAGAATTCGTCCCAGTCAGGCCTGATCCTGCAGCTCAAAGACGTTAAAGGCGTAACCTGTGAGTCTCTGCGGAGTTTAGGAAATTTGTGTCCGGCTTTAAACTCTTTATCCATGAACATAGGCAAACAGGGGCCCTTATTAACTGCTGATTTCCAGACGTGGTCAGGCCAACTGCGGAGTCTTTCATTTATCTACTCCGGCCCAGTGGCAGATCTTCTTCCTGCCTTGCAAGTTGCAGGTTGCTCACTGATCTCGCTGACGTTGGAGGGGGTGAAAACCAGCGCCAACACCCCACTACTGGAGCTCATCAGAGTCTGTCCCAGACTCAGAGAGCTCCTTGTCTCTGCCGAGCCTCCTGCTGCACCCCAGTACGAAACCCACGACAATCATCTGGATGATCAAGATCTCCCAAAGCTGCCAAATCTCCGCTCTCTCAAGCTCAG TTTCTCCTATGAGCACAACCAAATGAAGCCCCTGATATCCTGGATGTCCCTAAAGGAAGTGATCAGGTGTCTCCTGATTGGCTCTCCTTTACTCGAGAATCTCTCTTTGATCTCCTTGCCGTGCCCTTTGAACTGTATCATACAGGACACCCTGCATAGTGTGAATCCGGACTTGAATCCCGATGCAGATTCCTCTGGCTTGCCGTCACTGCCACTTGGAAGGATCGAGCATATTGACCTGCTGCGAACAGATGTGCAGATGAGCACTGTGAAGAGCTTGATGCAGCTGAGCAAGAGGCTCAAGTACGTGGATGTAAGTTACTGCTGGCGGATCAGTCAGCGCGAGTGGATAGACTGCAAGAAGTTCAGACAGGTCGAAGTTGTCTGGGTGTAA
- the entpd4 gene encoding ectonucleoside triphosphate diphosphohydrolase 4 isoform X1, with protein sequence MGRIGFSCLFPASWHFSLSSQVLPRLLTPSFRQLLFIGLVLCLIGLLYLLLVAVNTHTSWTGEENPFHRHLARVTDLDATDTSNPNLNYGLVVDCGSSGSRVFVYCWPRHNGNPRELLDIRQMRDQHRKPVVMKIKPGIAELAKTPEKASDYIDPLLSFAAQHIPKHKHQETPLYILCTAGMRILPESQQEAILEDLRTDIPVHFNFLFSDSHVEVISGKQEGVYAWIGINFVLGRFNHVDNDGEAVVEVNVPGTDHQEALIRKRTAGVLDMGGVSTQIAYEVPKTVSFASPQQEEVAKNLLAEFNLGCDAHVTDHVYRVYVSTFLGFGGNAARQRYEEYLIRNAAARNKLLGEHVGETAESPLLDPCLPTNLLDEIGPTTQRLHLRGTGDFDECRQILQPFLNRTNDTQTSLSGIYQPAIDYSNSQFYGFSEFYYCMEDVLRMGGDYNASKYARAAKGYCATQWKTLKERFDSGLYASHADFHRLKYQCFKSAWMYEVLHTGFSFPTNYKNLKTALLVYDKEVQWTLGAILYRTRFLPLRDIPQESLKGAHSHWRHSFSFVNNHYLFPACFFIVLLSIILYLLRLRRIHRRVAQRCTPSSVPWLEEGLGSPSLPINL encoded by the exons ATGGGAAG GATCGGCTTTTCGTGCCTTTTCCCAGCGTCATGGCACTTCAGCCTGTCATCCCAGGTTCTTCCTCGGCTTCTGACTCCTTCCTTCCGACAACTTCTCTTCATTGGCCTGGTGCTCTGCCTCATAGGACTGCTCTACCTGCTGCTCGTTGCTGTGAATACACACACCAGCTGGACCGGAGAAGAAAACCCTTTCCACCG GCACCTGGCGAGAGTTACTGACTTGGATGCGACGGATACAAGCAATCCCAACCTGAACTACGGCCTGGTGGTGGACTGTGGCAGCAGTGGCTCCAGGGTGTTTGTGTACTGCTGGCCCCGGCACAACGGTAATCCCCGCGAACTGCTGGACATACGGCAAATGCGAGATCAACACCGCAAGCCAGTAGTCATGAAGATCAAGCCTG GCATAGCTGAATTGGCTAAAACACCTGAGAAGGCCAGTGACTACATAGATCCACTTCTAAGCTTTGCAGCTCAACACATCCCCAAGCATAAGCACCAGGAAACTCCTCTGTACATCCTGTGCACAGCGGGAATGAGAATCCTACCAGAGAG tcaACAAGAAGCCATTCTGGAAGATCTACGCACAGATATCCCAGTTCACTTCAACTTCCTCTTCTCTGATTCCCACGTGGAGGTGATTTCTGGAAAACAAGAAG GTGTCTATGCATGGATTGGAATAAACTTTGTCCTTGGGAGGTTTAACCACGTGGACAATG ACGGAGAAGCTGTGGTGGAGGTAAATGTTCCTGGCACCGATCATCAGGAAGCGCTGATTAGGAAAAGGACAGCGGGTGTCCTGGACATGGGTGGTGTCTCCACACAGATTGCATACGAAGTGCCCAAAACTGTAAGCTTTGCTTCTCCACAACAG GAGGAAGTGGCCAAAAACTTACTTGCAGAATTCAACCTGGGATGTGACGCTCACGTCACCGATCACGTTTATCGTGTTTACGTGTCCACCTTTCTGGGTTTTGGAGGAAACGCCGCACGCCAAAGATACGAGGAATATCTAATCAGAAATGCTGCAGCTCGAAACAA ACTCTTGGGTGAGCACGTTGGCGAAACAGCAGAGTCGCCCCTGCTGGACCCTTGCCTCCCCACCAACCTGCTGGATGAGATCGGACCGACTACACAGAGGCTCCACCTTCGGGGGACAGGAGACTTCGACGAGTGCAGGCAGATTCTCCAGCCGTTCCTCAACAGAACCAATGACACCCAAACGTCCCTGAGCGGCATCTATCAGCCAGCGATTGATTACAGCAACAGCcagttttatggcttttcagAGTTCTACTACTGCATGGAGGACGTGCTGCGTATGGGCGGAGATTATAATGCTTCTAAATATGCCCGAGCCGCCAAG GGCTACTGCGCCACCCAGTGGAAGACACTGAAGGAACGCTTCGATTCTGGTCTTTATGCGTCACATGCAGATTTTCACCGGCTCAA GTACCAGTGTTTTAAATCAGCGTGGATGTATGAAGTTTTGCACACGGGTTTCTCCTTCCCAACCAATTACAAAAACCTGAAGACAGCCCTGCTGGTCTACGACAAGGAGGTCCAGTGGACTCTTGGAGCTATTCTTTATAGAACACGGTTTCTGCCTTTGAG gGATATCCCACAGGAGAGTCTGAAAGGAGCACACTCTCACTGGCGACACAGCTTCTCCTTCGTCAACAACCACTACTTGTTCCCGGCTTGTTTCTTTATCGTGCTGCTCTCCATTATACTGTACTTGCTGAGGCTCCGCCGGATCCATCGCCGAGTGGCGCAGCGCTGCACTCCCTCCTCTGTGCCGTGGTTGGAAGAGGGCCTCGGCTCGCCCTCTCTCCCAATCAACCTCTGA
- the entpd4 gene encoding ectonucleoside triphosphate diphosphohydrolase 4 isoform X2, which yields MGRIGFSCLFPASWHFSLSSQVLPRLLTPSFRQLLFIGLVLCLIGLLYLLLVAVNTHTSWTGEENPFHRHLARVTDLDATDTSNPNLNYGLVVDCGSSGSRVFVYCWPRHNGNPRELLDIRQMRDQHRKPVVMKIKPGIAELAKTPEKASDYIDPLLSFAAQHIPKHKHQETPLYILCTAGMRILPESQQEAILEDLRTDIPVHFNFLFSDSHVEVISGKQEGVYAWIGINFVLGRFNHVDNDGEAVVEVNVPGTDHQEALIRKRTAGVLDMGGVSTQIAYEVPKTEEVAKNLLAEFNLGCDAHVTDHVYRVYVSTFLGFGGNAARQRYEEYLIRNAAARNKLLGEHVGETAESPLLDPCLPTNLLDEIGPTTQRLHLRGTGDFDECRQILQPFLNRTNDTQTSLSGIYQPAIDYSNSQFYGFSEFYYCMEDVLRMGGDYNASKYARAAKGYCATQWKTLKERFDSGLYASHADFHRLKYQCFKSAWMYEVLHTGFSFPTNYKNLKTALLVYDKEVQWTLGAILYRTRFLPLRDIPQESLKGAHSHWRHSFSFVNNHYLFPACFFIVLLSIILYLLRLRRIHRRVAQRCTPSSVPWLEEGLGSPSLPINL from the exons ATGGGAAG GATCGGCTTTTCGTGCCTTTTCCCAGCGTCATGGCACTTCAGCCTGTCATCCCAGGTTCTTCCTCGGCTTCTGACTCCTTCCTTCCGACAACTTCTCTTCATTGGCCTGGTGCTCTGCCTCATAGGACTGCTCTACCTGCTGCTCGTTGCTGTGAATACACACACCAGCTGGACCGGAGAAGAAAACCCTTTCCACCG GCACCTGGCGAGAGTTACTGACTTGGATGCGACGGATACAAGCAATCCCAACCTGAACTACGGCCTGGTGGTGGACTGTGGCAGCAGTGGCTCCAGGGTGTTTGTGTACTGCTGGCCCCGGCACAACGGTAATCCCCGCGAACTGCTGGACATACGGCAAATGCGAGATCAACACCGCAAGCCAGTAGTCATGAAGATCAAGCCTG GCATAGCTGAATTGGCTAAAACACCTGAGAAGGCCAGTGACTACATAGATCCACTTCTAAGCTTTGCAGCTCAACACATCCCCAAGCATAAGCACCAGGAAACTCCTCTGTACATCCTGTGCACAGCGGGAATGAGAATCCTACCAGAGAG tcaACAAGAAGCCATTCTGGAAGATCTACGCACAGATATCCCAGTTCACTTCAACTTCCTCTTCTCTGATTCCCACGTGGAGGTGATTTCTGGAAAACAAGAAG GTGTCTATGCATGGATTGGAATAAACTTTGTCCTTGGGAGGTTTAACCACGTGGACAATG ACGGAGAAGCTGTGGTGGAGGTAAATGTTCCTGGCACCGATCATCAGGAAGCGCTGATTAGGAAAAGGACAGCGGGTGTCCTGGACATGGGTGGTGTCTCCACACAGATTGCATACGAAGTGCCCAAAACT GAGGAAGTGGCCAAAAACTTACTTGCAGAATTCAACCTGGGATGTGACGCTCACGTCACCGATCACGTTTATCGTGTTTACGTGTCCACCTTTCTGGGTTTTGGAGGAAACGCCGCACGCCAAAGATACGAGGAATATCTAATCAGAAATGCTGCAGCTCGAAACAA ACTCTTGGGTGAGCACGTTGGCGAAACAGCAGAGTCGCCCCTGCTGGACCCTTGCCTCCCCACCAACCTGCTGGATGAGATCGGACCGACTACACAGAGGCTCCACCTTCGGGGGACAGGAGACTTCGACGAGTGCAGGCAGATTCTCCAGCCGTTCCTCAACAGAACCAATGACACCCAAACGTCCCTGAGCGGCATCTATCAGCCAGCGATTGATTACAGCAACAGCcagttttatggcttttcagAGTTCTACTACTGCATGGAGGACGTGCTGCGTATGGGCGGAGATTATAATGCTTCTAAATATGCCCGAGCCGCCAAG GGCTACTGCGCCACCCAGTGGAAGACACTGAAGGAACGCTTCGATTCTGGTCTTTATGCGTCACATGCAGATTTTCACCGGCTCAA GTACCAGTGTTTTAAATCAGCGTGGATGTATGAAGTTTTGCACACGGGTTTCTCCTTCCCAACCAATTACAAAAACCTGAAGACAGCCCTGCTGGTCTACGACAAGGAGGTCCAGTGGACTCTTGGAGCTATTCTTTATAGAACACGGTTTCTGCCTTTGAG gGATATCCCACAGGAGAGTCTGAAAGGAGCACACTCTCACTGGCGACACAGCTTCTCCTTCGTCAACAACCACTACTTGTTCCCGGCTTGTTTCTTTATCGTGCTGCTCTCCATTATACTGTACTTGCTGAGGCTCCGCCGGATCCATCGCCGAGTGGCGCAGCGCTGCACTCCCTCCTCTGTGCCGTGGTTGGAAGAGGGCCTCGGCTCGCCCTCTCTCCCAATCAACCTCTGA
- the entpd4 gene encoding ectonucleoside triphosphate diphosphohydrolase 4 isoform X3: MGRIGFSCLFPASWHFSLSSQVLPRLLTPSFRQLLFIGLVLCLIGLLYLLLVAVNTHTSWTGEENPFHRHLARVTDLDATDTSNPNLNYGLVVDCGSSGSRVFVYCWPRHNGNPRELLDIRQMRDQHRKPVVMKIKPGIAELAKTPEKASDYIDPLLSFAAQHIPKHKHQETPLYILCTAGMRILPESQQEAILEDLRTDIPVHFNFLFSDSHVEVISGKQEGVYAWIGINFVLGRFNHVDNDGEAVVEVNVPGTDHQEALIRKRTAGVLDMGGVSTQIAYEVPKTVSFASPQQEEVAKNLLAEFNLGCDAHVTDHVYRVYVSTFLGFGGNAARQRYEEYLIRNAAARNKLLGEHVGETAESPLLDPCLPTNLLDEIGPTTQRLHLRGTGDFDECRQILQPFLNRTNDTQTSLSGIYQPAIDYSNSQFYGFSEFYYCMEDVLRMGGDYNASKYARAAKGYCATQWKTLKERFDSGLYASHADFHRLKYQCFKSAWMYEVLHTGFSFPTNYKNLKTALLVYDKEVQWTLGAILYRTRFLPLRLTRTIPALHM, translated from the exons ATGGGAAG GATCGGCTTTTCGTGCCTTTTCCCAGCGTCATGGCACTTCAGCCTGTCATCCCAGGTTCTTCCTCGGCTTCTGACTCCTTCCTTCCGACAACTTCTCTTCATTGGCCTGGTGCTCTGCCTCATAGGACTGCTCTACCTGCTGCTCGTTGCTGTGAATACACACACCAGCTGGACCGGAGAAGAAAACCCTTTCCACCG GCACCTGGCGAGAGTTACTGACTTGGATGCGACGGATACAAGCAATCCCAACCTGAACTACGGCCTGGTGGTGGACTGTGGCAGCAGTGGCTCCAGGGTGTTTGTGTACTGCTGGCCCCGGCACAACGGTAATCCCCGCGAACTGCTGGACATACGGCAAATGCGAGATCAACACCGCAAGCCAGTAGTCATGAAGATCAAGCCTG GCATAGCTGAATTGGCTAAAACACCTGAGAAGGCCAGTGACTACATAGATCCACTTCTAAGCTTTGCAGCTCAACACATCCCCAAGCATAAGCACCAGGAAACTCCTCTGTACATCCTGTGCACAGCGGGAATGAGAATCCTACCAGAGAG tcaACAAGAAGCCATTCTGGAAGATCTACGCACAGATATCCCAGTTCACTTCAACTTCCTCTTCTCTGATTCCCACGTGGAGGTGATTTCTGGAAAACAAGAAG GTGTCTATGCATGGATTGGAATAAACTTTGTCCTTGGGAGGTTTAACCACGTGGACAATG ACGGAGAAGCTGTGGTGGAGGTAAATGTTCCTGGCACCGATCATCAGGAAGCGCTGATTAGGAAAAGGACAGCGGGTGTCCTGGACATGGGTGGTGTCTCCACACAGATTGCATACGAAGTGCCCAAAACTGTAAGCTTTGCTTCTCCACAACAG GAGGAAGTGGCCAAAAACTTACTTGCAGAATTCAACCTGGGATGTGACGCTCACGTCACCGATCACGTTTATCGTGTTTACGTGTCCACCTTTCTGGGTTTTGGAGGAAACGCCGCACGCCAAAGATACGAGGAATATCTAATCAGAAATGCTGCAGCTCGAAACAA ACTCTTGGGTGAGCACGTTGGCGAAACAGCAGAGTCGCCCCTGCTGGACCCTTGCCTCCCCACCAACCTGCTGGATGAGATCGGACCGACTACACAGAGGCTCCACCTTCGGGGGACAGGAGACTTCGACGAGTGCAGGCAGATTCTCCAGCCGTTCCTCAACAGAACCAATGACACCCAAACGTCCCTGAGCGGCATCTATCAGCCAGCGATTGATTACAGCAACAGCcagttttatggcttttcagAGTTCTACTACTGCATGGAGGACGTGCTGCGTATGGGCGGAGATTATAATGCTTCTAAATATGCCCGAGCCGCCAAG GGCTACTGCGCCACCCAGTGGAAGACACTGAAGGAACGCTTCGATTCTGGTCTTTATGCGTCACATGCAGATTTTCACCGGCTCAA GTACCAGTGTTTTAAATCAGCGTGGATGTATGAAGTTTTGCACACGGGTTTCTCCTTCCCAACCAATTACAAAAACCTGAAGACAGCCCTGCTGGTCTACGACAAGGAGGTCCAGTGGACTCTTGGAGCTATTCTTTATAGAACACGGTTTCTGCCTTTGAG ACTCACAAGAACGATTCCTGCTTTACACATGTGA